The Phacochoerus africanus isolate WHEZ1 chromosome 3, ROS_Pafr_v1, whole genome shotgun sequence genome window below encodes:
- the LOC125122207 gene encoding 60S ribosomal protein L17-like: MHVQKATKYLKDVILQKQRVSFHHCNGEVDRCAQARQWGWTQGQWPKRNADFFLHMLKNAESNAEFKGLNVDSLVIEHIQVNKAPKMQCSTYRAHGLINPYHIEETTLTTMCSPCHIEMIHTEKEQIIPKSEE; this comes from the exons ATGCATGTCCAAAAAGCCACCAAGTATCTGAAGGATGTCATTCTACAGAAGCAACGTGTGTCATTCCATCATTGCAATGGTGAAGTTGATAGGTGTGCCCAGGCCAGACAGTGGGGCTGGACACAGGGTCAGTGGCCCAAAAGGAATGCTGACTTTTTCTTGCACATGCTCAAAAATGCAGAGAGTAATGCTGAATTTAAGGGCTTAAATGTAGATTCTCTGGTCATTGAGCACATCCAGGTGAACAAAGCCCCCAAGATGCAGTGTAGCACTTACAGAGCTCATGGTCTGATCAACCCTTACCACATTGAGG AGACTACCCTTACCACAATGTGTTCTCCCTGCCACATTGAGATGATCCACACTGAAAAAGAGCAGATTATTCCCAAATCAGAAGAATAG